A window from Vigna angularis cultivar LongXiaoDou No.4 chromosome 7, ASM1680809v1, whole genome shotgun sequence encodes these proteins:
- the LOC108337995 gene encoding L-ascorbate oxidase homolog: protein MSLNMAVLLCFSLFAMAAVAEDPYRFFSWNVTYGDIYPLGVRQQGILINGQFPGPDIHSVTNDNLIINVFNSLDQPFLLSWNGVQQRRNSFEDGVSGTTCPIPPGGNFTYILQVKDQIGSFYYFPSLAFHKAAGGFGGIRILSRPRIPVPFDDPAGDYTVLIGDWYKFNHTDLQAILDRGSRLPFPDGILINGRGSNGASFNVEQGKTYRLRISNVGLENSLNFRIQNHNLKLVEVEGTHTVQTTYSSLDVHVGQSYSVLVTADQPAKDYYIVVSSRFTSTVLTSTAILRYSNSAGPVSGPPPGGPTIQIDWSLNQARSIRTNLTASGPRPNPQGSYHYGLINTTRTIILSGSAGIVNGKQRYGINSVSYVAPDTPLKLADYFKIQGVFRVGSISDRPTGGGIYLDTSVLQTDYRAFAEIVLQNDEDVIQSYHLDGYSFFVVGMDGGQWTTASRNEYNLRDAVSRSTTQVYPKSWTAIYIALDNVGMWNLRSEFWARQYLGQQFYMRVYTTSTSIRDEYPVPKNALLCGRASGRHTRPL from the exons ATGTCGCTCAACATGGCGGTTCTGCtgtgtttttctctctttgccATGGCTGCTGTGGCTGAAGATCCCTACAGGTTCTTCAGCTGGAATGTTACCTACGGAGACATTTATCCACTTGGTGTTCGTCAACAG GGAATACTTATCAACGGTCAATTCCCAGGTCCAGACATTCATTCTGTTACCAACGACAACCTCATCATCAATGTCTTCAACAGCTTGGACCAACCCTTCCTCCTATCCTG GAACGGGGTGCAGCAGAGGAGGAACTCTTTCGAAGACGGGGTTTCGGGAACAACGTGTCCCATTCCTCCAGGAGGGAACTTCACATACATACTTCAGGTGAAGGATCAGATTGGAAGCTTCTACTATTTCCCATCTCTTGCATTCCACAAAGCTGCCGGTGGATTTGGAGGTATTAGGATTTTGAGCAGACCCAGAATTCCGGTCCCTTTCGACGATCCCGCCGGTGATTACACTGTCCTCATCGGAGATTGGTACAAATTCAACCACACG GATTTGCAGGCTATTCTTGATAGAGGTAGCAGGCTGCCTTTCCCTGATGGAATCCTCATCAATGGTCGTGGCTCTAACGGAGCATCTTTCAATGTGGAACAAG GAAAGACGTACAGGCTGAGAATATCAAATGTGGGGTTGGAAAATTCCCTGAATTTCCGCATACAGAACCACAATTTAAAGCTGGTAGAAGTGGAAGGAACGCACACGGTTCAAACAACCTACTCATCTCTTGACGTGCACGTGGGCCAGTCTTACTCTGTTCTGGTCACTGCGGATCAACCTGCTAAGGACTATTACATCGTGGTCTCTTCTCGATTTACATCTACAGTCCTCACCTCCACTGCCATTCTTCGCTACAGCAACTCTGCAGGCCCAGTATCCGGCCCACCCCCTGGTGGACCTACCATTCAGATTGATTGGTCTCTCAACCAGGCCCGCTCCATCAG GACGAACCTGACAGCAAGTGGACCAAGGCCGAACCCGCAAGGGTCGTACCACTACGGTCTGATAAACACGACGAGGACCATCATACTGTCCGGTTCAGCTGGTATAGTGAACGGCAAACAGAGATACGGAATCAACAGCGTGTCTTACGTTGCTCCGGACACTCCTCTGAAGCTCGCAGACTACTTCAAAATCCAAGGTGTTTTCCGTGTCGGAAGCATTTCTGACAGGCCCACTGGAGGTGGCATTTACCTTGACACATCTGTTTTGCAAACCGACTACAGAGCATTTGCGGAGATTGTCCTCCAAAACGACGAAGACGTCATTCAGAGCTACCATCTCGATGGCTACTCTTTCTTTGTGGTTGG TATGGACGGAGGACAGTGGACGACTGCTAGCAGGAACGAGTACAATCTTCGAGATGCAGTTTCGCGGAGCACCACTCAG GTATATCCCAAGTCATGGACTGCTATCTATATTGCGCTTGACAATGTGGGAATGTGGAACTTGAGATCTGAATTTTGGGCACGGCAATACCTTGGCCAACAGTTTTACATGCGCGTTTATACAACATCAACCTCAATCAGAGATGAATATCCTGTTCCAAAGAATGCACTGCTATGTGGTAGAGCAAGTGGGAGACACACTCGACCCCTCTGA